The DNA window TGCTGACCCTGGTCCTGACGATCCTGATCCTGCTGATCGTGGTCTCCGGGGTCGTGGCGGCCGTGCTCACGGCGGTCGACTCCGCCCAGCTCTCCCTCTCCCGCAGCGTGCTCGAGAAGGCGCTGGCCTCGCGGCCCGCCGCCGTGCGGGACCGGGTGCTCGCCCAGCAGGAGGATGCCGCCCGCACCCTCTCCTCGGTCTCGCTCGCCCGGATGCTCGCCGAGACCGTCATGGTCGCCGCGGTGGCCGGGGTGACCGTGGCCGTCCGCGACCACCGCGGCCACGAGGGCCTGCTGATCCCGGGCCTGGCGACCGTGGTGGTGGCCGGGCTGCTGGTGCTCATCGTGCTCGCGATCTCGCCGCGCACCATCGGCCGCAGCCGCCCGGAGGCCGTGCTGATCTCCAACCGCTGGCTGGTCACCGCCGCCCGTGTGCTGCTGTGGCTGCCCGCCGGACTGCTGACCAGCGTGGGGGCCTCGCTCGCGACGCGATCGGGCGGGCAGGAGACCCCGGAGGACGGCGCCGAGAAGGCGCGCAAGAACGTGGACCGCGCCCTCGAGGACGAGCACGTGCGCGACGGCGAGCGCGACATGATCCAGGGCGTCTTCGACCTGCGCGGCACCATGGTGCGCGAGCTGATGGTGCCCCGCCCGGACATGGTCACCCTCGCCGCGGACTCGAGCGCCGAGGCCGCGATGCGGCTGTTCGTGCGCTCGGGCTACTCGCGCATCCCCGTGGTGGGCGAGAACGTGGACGATCTGTGCGGCATCCTGTACGTCAAGGACGTCATGCGCGCGATCCACTCCCCGTGGGACCCGCGACCGCAGCGCCCCGTCCACGAGATCATGCGCCCGGCCCGCTTCGCCCCGGAGTTCCTCGCGGCCGACGCGGTGCTCGCCCAGATGCAGACCAGCCACGTCCACATCACCGTCCTGGTGGACGAGTACGGCGGCGTGGCCGGCATCGTCACCATCGAGGACATCCTCGAGGAGATCGTGGGCGAGATCGCCGACGAGCACGACCGCCACGAGCCCGAGATCCAGGACCTCGGCCAGGGCCGCTACCGCGTCCCGGCCCGGGCCGGTCTCTCCGAGGTCGGCGACCTGTTCGACCTCGAGATCGACGACGACGACATCGACAGCGTGGGCGGGCTGCTCGCCAAGGCGACCGGCCGCGTGCCGATCCCGGGCACGCACGCGATCGTCCACGGACTCGAGCTCGAGGCCGACAAGAGCGCCGGCCGCCGCAAACGCCTGTCCACCGTGCTGGTGCGCAGGGCCCCGCAGGACGATGACCCGTCCGGCAGTGACCAGGAGGACGACAATGACCGCTGACCAGGACCGCACCGAGCCGGAGCAGAGCTCGGGACCGGACGGGGAGATCCACCGCTCGGGCTTCGTCGCGCTCGTGGGCCGCCCCAACGTCGGCAAATCCACCCTCACCAACGCGCTGGTGGGGGAGAAGGTCGCGATCACCTCGTCGAAGCCGCAGACCACCCGTCGTGCGATCCGCGGCATCGTCACCCAGGACGACGCCCAGATCATCCTCGTGGACACCCCCGGCGTGCACCGTCCCCGCACCCTGCTGGGCGAGAGGCTGAACGACCTGGTGCGCGAGACCCTCGGCGAGGTGGACGTGGTGGGCTTCTGCCTCCCCGCCGACCAGAAGATCGGCCCGGGCGACCGCTTCATCGCCGAGGACCTGGTCGAGATGCGCACCGGCCGCCGGGGTCCGAAGGTGGTCGCGATCGTCACCAAGACCGACCTGGTGGGCCGCGACGTGCTCGCCGAGCACCTCATGAGCGTGGACCAGCTGATGGGCTTCGACGAGATCGTGCCGATCTCCGCGAAGAAGAACGACCAGATCGACGTGCTGCTCGGGGTGATCTCCTCGCAGCTGCCCGTCGGCCCGCAGCTCTACCCGGACGACCAGCTCACCGAGGAGTCCCGCGACGACCGCATCTCCGAGCTGATCCGCGAGGCGGCCCTCGAGGGCGTGCGCGACGAGCTGCCCCACTCCATCGCAGTGATCGTCGAAGAGGTCGTCGAGGTCGATCCCGACGGCGACGCCTTCACCCCCGTCGAGCCCGGCACCGGCCGTCTGGTGGTGCGTGCGACCCTGTTCGTGGAGCGCGACAGCCAGAAGGGGATCATCATCGGCAAGGGCGGCTCGCGGCTGAAGGACGTCGGCTCCCGGGCGCGCTCCGAGATCAACCAGCTGCTGGGCCGCAAGGTGCACCTGGATCTGCGGATCAAGGTCGCCAAGGACTGGCAGCGCGATCCCAAGCAGCTCGGCCGCCTCGGCTTCTGAGGTGTTCGACGCGCGGCCGCCTGCGCGAGCGGCCGCCGGAGGCCCGGGCGTTCACATCGTGAGCGTGACCGTCACGGAGCTCCGGCGGTGCTACCGTGGCGGCGTGCGTGGAACGCTGCTCCTGCTTAGCCGCCGCGACGGGACCTGAACGCCGGGACCCTGTCGCGGTGGAAGTGCTGTCCGGCGACCGGTACCCCAGCGAGAAGGATCCCCTGATGACTGATTCCACGATCACCCCCGGCGCCGTCGCGACGCCCCGCACCACCCCGGAGGTCGCCGCCGTCGGCGATCCCTCGGCCCCCGTGCTCGGGCCCGCCGGCGATGCGCCTCAGCAGCCCTCGGGCATGCCGATCCACAAGTACCTGCCCTTCGAGGAGCAGATCCGGGTCGAGCTGCCGGACCGCACCTGGCCCACCCGTCGGATCACCCGCGCCCCCCGCTGGTGCGCGGTGGACCTGCGCGACGGCAACCAGGCGCTCATCGACCCCATGAACTCCGAGCGCAAGCTGCGGATGTTCGAGCTGCTCGTGCAGATGGGCTACAAGGAGATCGAGGTCGGGTTCCCTTCCGCCTCGAAGACCGACTTCGACTTCGTGCGCTCCCTCATCGAGGAGGACCGCATCCCCGAGGACGTGAGCATCCAGGTGCTCACCCAGGCGCGCGAGCACCTGATCGAGCGCACCTACGAGGCGATCTCCGGCGCGAAGCGCGCCGTCGTCCACCTGTACAACTCGACGTCCGTGGTCCAGCGCGACGTGGTCTTCCGCGCCGACGAGGACACCGTGCTGGACATCGCCGTGCAGGGCGCGCTGCTGTGCAGGAAGTTCGAGGAGACGGTGCCGGACACCCGGGTCACCTACCAGTACTCCCCGGAGTCCTACACCGGCACCGAGCTCGAGTACGCCGTGCGCGTGTGCAACGCCGTCATCGACGTGTTCCGGCCCACGCCGGAGGACAAGATGATCATCAACCTGCCGGCGACGGTGGAGATGGCGACCCCAAACGTCTACGCCGACTCGATCGAGTGGATGCACCGGAACCTGGACCGGCGCGACTCGCTGGTGCTCTCGCTGCACCCCCACAACGACCGCGGCACCGGTGTGGCCGCCGCGGAGCTGGGCTACCTCGCCGGCGCCGACCGCATCGAGGGCTGCCTGTTCGGCAACGGCGAGCGCACCGGCAATGTGGACCTGGTGACCCTGGGCCTGAACCTGTTCAGCCAGGGCATCGACCCGCAGATCGACTTCTCCGACCTCGGCGAGGTGCGCCGCACCGTCGAGCACTGCAACCAGATGCCGGTGCCCGAGCGCAGCCCCTACGGCGGCGACCTCGTGTTCACCGCCTTCTCCGGCTCCCACCAGGACGCCATCAACAAGGGCCTGGAGCGGATGAGGTCCGACGCCGCCGCGGCGGGCAAGGACGTGGACGATATCGTCTGGC is part of the Brachybacterium ginsengisoli genome and encodes:
- a CDS encoding hemolysin family protein — its product is MLTLVLTILILLIVVSGVVAAVLTAVDSAQLSLSRSVLEKALASRPAAVRDRVLAQQEDAARTLSSVSLARMLAETVMVAAVAGVTVAVRDHRGHEGLLIPGLATVVVAGLLVLIVLAISPRTIGRSRPEAVLISNRWLVTAARVLLWLPAGLLTSVGASLATRSGGQETPEDGAEKARKNVDRALEDEHVRDGERDMIQGVFDLRGTMVRELMVPRPDMVTLAADSSAEAAMRLFVRSGYSRIPVVGENVDDLCGILYVKDVMRAIHSPWDPRPQRPVHEIMRPARFAPEFLAADAVLAQMQTSHVHITVLVDEYGGVAGIVTIEDILEEIVGEIADEHDRHEPEIQDLGQGRYRVPARAGLSEVGDLFDLEIDDDDIDSVGGLLAKATGRVPIPGTHAIVHGLELEADKSAGRRKRLSTVLVRRAPQDDDPSGSDQEDDNDR
- the era gene encoding GTPase Era yields the protein MTADQDRTEPEQSSGPDGEIHRSGFVALVGRPNVGKSTLTNALVGEKVAITSSKPQTTRRAIRGIVTQDDAQIILVDTPGVHRPRTLLGERLNDLVRETLGEVDVVGFCLPADQKIGPGDRFIAEDLVEMRTGRRGPKVVAIVTKTDLVGRDVLAEHLMSVDQLMGFDEIVPISAKKNDQIDVLLGVISSQLPVGPQLYPDDQLTEESRDDRISELIREAALEGVRDELPHSIAVIVEEVVEVDPDGDAFTPVEPGTGRLVVRATLFVERDSQKGIIIGKGGSRLKDVGSRARSEINQLLGRKVHLDLRIKVAKDWQRDPKQLGRLGF
- the leuA gene encoding 2-isopropylmalate synthase, producing the protein MPIHKYLPFEEQIRVELPDRTWPTRRITRAPRWCAVDLRDGNQALIDPMNSERKLRMFELLVQMGYKEIEVGFPSASKTDFDFVRSLIEEDRIPEDVSIQVLTQAREHLIERTYEAISGAKRAVVHLYNSTSVVQRDVVFRADEDTVLDIAVQGALLCRKFEETVPDTRVTYQYSPESYTGTELEYAVRVCNAVIDVFRPTPEDKMIINLPATVEMATPNVYADSIEWMHRNLDRRDSLVLSLHPHNDRGTGVAAAELGYLAGADRIEGCLFGNGERTGNVDLVTLGLNLFSQGIDPQIDFSDLGEVRRTVEHCNQMPVPERSPYGGDLVFTAFSGSHQDAINKGLERMRSDAAAAGKDVDDIVWRVPYLPVDPKDLGRSYEAVIRVNSQSGKGGMAYLLRTEHGLDLPRRLQIEFSGIVQTKTDADGGEVSPSTLWDVFTDEYLPATQEQGRWGRYSFGGVRQESTGEGADRITVSLVVDGEEHEITGIGNGPLDGFVKALAERNIDVRILDYAEHALTEGDDSLAASYIECEIGDRIFWGVGIDGSITRASLEAITSALNRAHRAERVSA